A DNA window from Candidatus Protochlamydia naegleriophila contains the following coding sequences:
- a CDS encoding DUF2937 family protein, translating into MKCWQLMDRILDRLFVVMGAFIGSQIPEFMQQYTQRLAGHVSELNHLLDGLRQVAANSGKTLEEYIHKFVINGDPDFVRQGEFMQGMVSRWQELSQALTHLTESSFLGRPFVFFTELNYPIAKAAFAAYQPGLNLTLEGLSYTGIGILTGYFFYQLLSKIVAIGCRRAVSFIRPGV; encoded by the coding sequence ATGAAATGTTGGCAGCTAATGGATCGGATATTGGATCGGCTCTTTGTTGTTATGGGGGCCTTCATAGGAAGCCAGATACCAGAGTTCATGCAGCAATATACGCAGCGTTTGGCGGGACACGTTAGTGAGCTTAATCATTTATTGGACGGATTGCGGCAGGTAGCGGCTAATTCGGGGAAGACGTTGGAAGAATACATTCATAAATTTGTCATTAACGGGGATCCAGACTTTGTCCGGCAAGGGGAGTTTATGCAGGGGATGGTTAGCCGCTGGCAAGAGCTCAGTCAGGCACTCACTCATCTCACTGAAAGTTCATTTTTAGGGCGCCCCTTCGTTTTTTTTACTGAACTGAATTATCCCATCGCCAAAGCAGCATTTGCAGCGTATCAGCCGGGTTTAAATTTAACCTTAGAAGGATTAAGCTATACGGGGATTGGAATTTTAACTGGTTATTTTTTCTATCAATTGCTTTCAAAAATTGTCGCAATAGGGTGTCGCCGTGCAGTTTCTTTCATTCGACCGGGTGTTTAG
- a CDS encoding DUF2878 domain-containing protein — protein sequence MQFLSFDRVFSTALFYGGWCWCLNDVALGRPLYGLGSVFAIIIYQLYRSSHPKADFSLLIVVSLLGPLSDILYSYLGLLNYHTPFHSIPWLPPLWIFLLWGLVAVNIPLFSWMHKKWFLAPMLGAIGGPFSYLSAVRLGGASLLKPLPLTFIVIGGMWAIFLPTLMWLSERFKVWFKG from the coding sequence GTGCAGTTTCTTTCATTCGACCGGGTGTTTAGTACAGCTCTTTTTTATGGCGGGTGGTGTTGGTGCTTGAACGATGTGGCACTTGGACGTCCCTTGTATGGCTTGGGATCAGTTTTTGCCATTATCATTTATCAGCTATATCGTTCGTCTCATCCCAAGGCAGACTTTAGTTTACTTATTGTCGTCAGCTTATTAGGGCCTTTATCCGACATTTTATATAGCTATTTAGGTCTTTTGAATTACCATACTCCCTTTCATTCCATTCCATGGTTGCCGCCGCTTTGGATCTTTTTGTTATGGGGATTAGTGGCTGTCAATATTCCGCTCTTTTCGTGGATGCACAAGAAGTGGTTTTTAGCCCCTATGCTAGGGGCGATAGGGGGACCTTTCAGCTATCTTTCAGCCGTTCGGTTAGGGGGCGCAAGTCTACTCAAACCATTGCCTCTGACTTTTATTGTGATTGGTGGGATGTGGGCCATTTTTCTTCCAACTTTAATGTGGTTAAGTGAACGCTTTAAAGTCTGGTTTAAGGGGTGA
- a CDS encoding c-type cytochrome: MIKYFTVFLAALLGVALFLAIKHKAREIECYDRCSFKHELALAQAHTVYSVDLMDPEQAPPDIRDSVMRGYRLIMNTPFYAPNYAKNQLSCTNCHFLGGDTLGGRNGGIALIGVTTAYPRFSQRDNKVIAIEDRIDNCFQRSMNGKSLPRHSQPMKDIVAYLEWISKEVEHMQNIPWLGLKFLKSEHKPDPQKGEKLYMSYCAPCHKENGEGGATLTAVEGKSIPPLWGPNSFNNGAGMSRLDMMSSFIYWNMPFQDATLSEDEAIDVASFVLQQPRPQFIKK; the protein is encoded by the coding sequence ATGATCAAATATTTTACTGTTTTTTTAGCCGCTCTTTTGGGAGTTGCCCTTTTTCTAGCCATTAAGCACAAAGCTCGTGAGATAGAATGTTACGACCGCTGCTCTTTTAAGCACGAACTGGCTCTTGCTCAAGCGCATACAGTCTATAGTGTGGATCTGATGGATCCGGAACAGGCTCCGCCTGACATTCGCGATAGTGTCATGAGAGGGTACCGTCTTATCATGAACACTCCTTTTTATGCACCAAATTATGCAAAAAATCAGCTCTCTTGCACAAATTGCCACTTTTTAGGCGGCGATACACTTGGTGGAAGAAATGGAGGGATCGCCTTGATTGGTGTGACAACGGCCTATCCAAGATTTTCGCAAAGAGATAATAAAGTCATCGCAATAGAAGACCGCATCGATAACTGCTTTCAAAGAAGCATGAACGGCAAGTCTCTTCCACGTCATTCCCAACCAATGAAAGACATTGTCGCTTATCTGGAGTGGATTTCTAAGGAAGTTGAGCACATGCAAAACATTCCATGGCTTGGATTGAAATTTTTAAAGAGCGAACATAAGCCCGACCCTCAAAAAGGAGAGAAGCTCTATATGTCTTATTGCGCTCCTTGCCACAAGGAAAATGGAGAAGGGGGAGCCACATTGACAGCCGTCGAAGGCAAGAGCATTCCTCCTTTATGGGGACCCAATTCGTTCAATAATGGAGCGGGCATGAGTCGCTTAGATATGATGTCATCCTTTATTTATTGGAATATGCCTTTTCAAGATGCCACGCTATCTGAAGATGAAGCCATCGATGTAGCTTCGTTTGTTTTACAGCAACCAAGACCTCAGTTTATAAAAAAATAA
- a CDS encoding DoxX family protein: protein MLTALTKAYQYLIYLGGFLKSPLLLLCRLYWGVLFMGAGWGKLVEIDKFADILHKLNFPYEHFFAYLAAGTEFIGGLCLILGFASRLVAIPLIITMITAYATAHVESLRTFFYNPSTFVSEAPFNFLLICLFILAFGPGRFSLDYMIEKCLFNRAEGIPKHQHKPH from the coding sequence ATGCTTACTGCACTGACAAAAGCGTATCAATATTTAATCTACTTAGGCGGCTTTCTCAAATCTCCTCTTCTACTGTTATGCCGACTTTATTGGGGAGTTCTCTTTATGGGAGCTGGATGGGGAAAATTGGTTGAAATCGATAAATTTGCCGACATTTTGCATAAGCTGAATTTCCCATACGAACATTTCTTTGCCTACTTGGCCGCAGGAACTGAATTTATTGGCGGACTATGTCTGATTTTGGGATTTGCTTCACGCCTGGTTGCCATTCCACTCATCATCACGATGATCACGGCCTATGCAACTGCCCATGTTGAATCATTAAGAACCTTTTTTTACAATCCAAGCACGTTTGTATCAGAAGCTCCTTTCAATTTTCTTTTAATTTGCCTGTTTATATTGGCCTTTGGACCGGGTCGTTTTTCACTCGATTATATGATTGAAAAATGCCTCTTTAATCGGGCCGAAGGAATTCCCAAACATCAACATAAGCCGCATTAG
- a CDS encoding MBOAT family O-acyltransferase, with product MLFNSYSFLLLYLPVVLTGFFGLAKLRLTQAARAWLLFSSLFFYAYWDIRFLPLLLASIFFNYGCGKTILQASERIKKIILCLGVGGDLALLFYFKYYNFFLGMFTDNSLIEVLLPLGISFFTFTQIAYLVDAYQGKADSCDIISYGLFVTVFPHLIAGPILHHKEMLKQFTHLRMYVVSWPHIAQGCFLFVIGICKKVMIADHLAVFVKPVFDNAFVENIAFVQAWFAALSYTLQLYFDFSGYSDMAVGLGLLFNLHLPINFNSPYKADSIIDFWRRWHITLSNFLRDYLYISLGGNRQGQIAKWRNLLLTMLLGGLWHGAGWTFVVWGACHGCFLVINHLWRHFKLSMPRMPAKVLTLLAVIFSWVIFRSPDLPSAFNIISGMLGLNGIVLPVSYETHLAFLKSYGVHFINLLDSNFRFYDIIILATLCAVVLWLPNSNEWLQRFKKNPTIWAVPCGLLFALVFLQLDSLAEFLYYQF from the coding sequence ATGTTATTTAATTCTTATTCTTTTCTGCTTCTTTACTTGCCAGTAGTCCTTACAGGTTTTTTTGGGCTAGCCAAGCTACGCCTGACTCAGGCTGCACGTGCTTGGCTTCTTTTTTCTTCTTTATTTTTTTATGCCTACTGGGACATCCGCTTTTTACCTCTTTTACTCGCTTCAATCTTTTTTAATTATGGGTGTGGTAAGACCATTCTGCAGGCCTCGGAGAGGATAAAAAAAATTATTTTATGTCTTGGTGTCGGTGGAGATTTAGCCCTACTTTTTTACTTCAAGTACTATAATTTTTTCTTAGGAATGTTTACTGACAATTCATTGATCGAAGTCCTGCTCCCCCTTGGGATTTCCTTCTTTACCTTTACCCAAATCGCTTATTTGGTAGATGCTTATCAAGGCAAAGCCGATAGCTGCGATATTATCTCGTATGGTTTATTTGTCACCGTTTTTCCTCATTTAATTGCAGGGCCGATTTTGCATCATAAAGAGATGCTCAAACAATTTACGCATCTACGCATGTATGTTGTTTCCTGGCCTCATATTGCACAAGGCTGTTTCTTGTTTGTCATTGGAATTTGCAAGAAGGTTATGATTGCCGATCATCTAGCTGTTTTTGTAAAACCCGTTTTCGATAATGCTTTTGTTGAAAATATAGCCTTTGTGCAGGCCTGGTTTGCGGCTCTTTCGTATACATTGCAGCTTTACTTTGATTTCTCAGGCTATTCAGACATGGCTGTTGGCTTAGGGTTGTTGTTCAATCTACATCTTCCCATTAATTTTAATTCTCCTTACAAGGCCGACTCAATCATTGACTTTTGGCGGCGCTGGCATATTACGCTCTCCAACTTTTTAAGAGACTATCTATACATTTCTTTGGGTGGGAATCGCCAAGGCCAGATTGCCAAATGGCGCAACCTTCTACTAACAATGCTTCTTGGCGGCCTTTGGCATGGAGCTGGCTGGACTTTCGTTGTTTGGGGAGCTTGCCATGGCTGCTTTTTGGTCATTAATCACCTCTGGCGCCATTTTAAACTCTCCATGCCTCGCATGCCTGCCAAAGTTCTTACTCTTCTAGCTGTCATTTTTAGCTGGGTCATTTTTAGGTCGCCAGATCTGCCTTCGGCTTTCAATATCATTAGCGGTATGCTTGGTCTGAATGGAATTGTTTTACCTGTAAGCTATGAAACACACTTGGCTTTTTTAAAGTCATATGGTGTGCATTTTATCAACTTACTAGACTCAAACTTCCGATTCTACGACATTATCATTTTAGCGACCCTTTGTGCAGTCGTGTTGTGGCTTCCCAACTCCAATGAATGGCTGCAGCGATTTAAGAAAAATCCGACTATTTGGGCTGTTCCCTGTGGATTGCTGTTTGCATTGGTTTTCCTCCAACTAGACAGCTTGGCAGAATTTTTATATTATCAATTTTAA
- a CDS encoding glycosyltransferase, producing the protein MRCWLQFNSFTISQTMKIIHHSNRAYQLLKSCIGPAFAYLRQGYRANLIKAHCVSFAKHLFRHLQSFGATLEKDYRDLGDLHGPRMQKLRTLTAGLHALLPKQALFSYSILIPLYFQPNPELFRKMLLSALQQTAPHLDILIGHAQQCLSKEIEKIIKECQEAFPQRLNTFAYSTSASHEILNSLAQEAKGHFLFVLDPYDWLRPDFLFRCEQLLRLLKERENVCLYTDEYEINDEDHPIPGKQIQKPHRLAFPYLFYNALGRSLLIPRHLWGLAGGMQAVPNEDLLWDLALRLDSVGAAFRHLPFYLYAKRRTVHPLSKERTVSFEEQLKVYTQAKQLSWKWSAGALPNSYRAVPELMRTPKVQVIIPYKDQKDLTLKTIRSILKQKHVHVHITAVDNASRDTSIAEHIRELGGEVISVHEPFNYSRLNNLAVMRTETAQDCDSLLFLNNDVELEEEALLEMCRWVEQPLIGMVGCQLLYPNGLLQHGGIDRKRDAPANQMIWNHSEKMASHDRQIMTKVLRLTDAVTAACALMRRKLFIEIGGFDEIWYPIAYSDTNLAIKVEARGLYCLYTPYAKGIHHESVTRKYENIEDVEMSHWLHQQYVEQRLKNIEELPIHRG; encoded by the coding sequence ATGAGATGCTGGCTGCAATTCAACTCTTTTACCATTTCTCAAACTATGAAAATTATTCATCACTCAAATCGCGCTTATCAACTATTAAAAAGCTGTATCGGGCCTGCTTTTGCCTATTTAAGACAGGGATACAGGGCAAATCTTATCAAAGCTCATTGCGTAAGTTTTGCTAAGCACCTTTTTCGGCATCTTCAATCATTTGGAGCAACATTAGAAAAGGATTACCGCGATTTAGGCGATTTGCATGGCCCTCGCATGCAAAAACTACGGACCCTTACGGCAGGTTTGCATGCGCTCTTGCCTAAGCAAGCTCTGTTTTCCTATTCCATTTTAATTCCGCTCTATTTTCAACCCAATCCCGAACTCTTTCGTAAAATGCTTCTTTCGGCGCTTCAACAAACGGCTCCGCATTTAGATATTTTGATTGGCCATGCTCAGCAATGTTTATCTAAAGAGATTGAAAAGATTATTAAGGAATGTCAGGAAGCCTTTCCTCAAAGGCTTAATACCTTTGCTTATTCCACTTCAGCCTCTCATGAGATTTTGAATAGCTTAGCTCAAGAAGCAAAAGGGCACTTTCTCTTTGTTTTAGATCCCTATGATTGGCTTCGCCCCGACTTTTTATTTCGATGCGAACAACTGCTTCGTTTATTGAAAGAAAGAGAGAATGTTTGCCTTTACACTGACGAATATGAGATCAATGACGAAGATCATCCGATACCTGGCAAGCAGATTCAAAAACCCCATCGCTTGGCCTTTCCCTATCTTTTTTACAATGCCCTTGGAAGAAGCTTGTTAATTCCGCGCCACCTTTGGGGGTTAGCAGGGGGAATGCAGGCCGTGCCAAATGAAGATTTATTATGGGATTTAGCTCTTAGGCTGGATAGCGTTGGCGCTGCTTTCCGCCATCTGCCTTTTTATCTTTATGCCAAAAGAAGGACAGTTCATCCTTTATCAAAAGAGCGCACTGTTTCATTTGAAGAGCAGTTAAAAGTCTATACGCAAGCCAAACAGCTGTCATGGAAATGGTCAGCGGGAGCACTGCCCAATAGTTACCGAGCGGTGCCGGAGTTGATGCGAACTCCCAAAGTACAGGTGATCATTCCTTATAAGGATCAAAAAGACTTAACGCTTAAAACGATTCGAAGTATTCTTAAGCAAAAGCATGTCCACGTTCATATTACAGCCGTTGACAATGCAAGCCGCGACACGTCGATCGCAGAGCATATCCGAGAGCTTGGGGGAGAGGTCATTAGTGTGCATGAACCCTTTAATTATTCTCGTTTAAATAATTTAGCGGTCATGAGGACAGAAACAGCTCAAGACTGTGATAGCCTTCTTTTTCTGAATAATGATGTCGAATTGGAAGAAGAGGCGTTATTGGAGATGTGCCGTTGGGTCGAACAGCCTTTAATTGGAATGGTGGGGTGTCAGCTCCTCTATCCAAATGGCCTTCTTCAGCATGGTGGGATAGATCGTAAAAGAGATGCTCCTGCCAATCAAATGATCTGGAATCACTCTGAAAAAATGGCTTCGCATGACAGGCAAATCATGACAAAGGTCTTGCGGCTCACAGATGCCGTTACAGCCGCTTGTGCTTTAATGCGAAGAAAGCTATTTATCGAAATTGGAGGATTCGACGAAATTTGGTATCCCATCGCTTACAGCGATACAAACTTAGCCATTAAAGTGGAGGCTAGGGGGCTTTATTGTTTATATACTCCTTATGCTAAAGGAATCCATCACGAGAGTGTGACGCGCAAATATGAAAACATTGAAGATGTAGAAATGTCCCACTGGCTACATCAGCAGTACGTCGAGCAGCGGTTGAAGAATATTGAGGAATTGCCAATCCATAGAGGGTAA
- a CDS encoding glycosyltransferase gives MATILIYTSNVVGKAMAGPAIRSWEFAKSLSQKHKVVLVTPNQTAIEGEGFKIIAKRDSGLTQWIKYADVMITQGLTLSMAWQAKKYGIKIIIDAYDPIPLELLELFKRDPDKVRNERLNSSLNHLIFNFKMADAILCASEKQRDLWMGFLLGQKLITFSSYDQNNSLRQLIDVVPFGLPKEAPVKTGPGLREKYGFSAQDKILLWGGGIWNWFDPLSLIRAVASLSKHRSDIKLVFMGIKNPDPSVPEMAMSVEAIRLAKELGELDRSVFFNHGWVPYEERHNSLLDATIGVSTHFDHLETRYSFRTRMLDYIWTKLPILATAGDSFAELIDQHKLGKVVPYQDEQALAEAIETLIDNPEQMDKIKANLEAFSPQFQWDIVIKPVEEMIAHFAKQPAPSLHYKDLKTLSTFVSNQVAEKGLKQTAQLVLNKTLNNFTRRP, from the coding sequence ATGGCAACAATTCTCATTTATACATCTAATGTCGTAGGTAAAGCCATGGCTGGGCCAGCCATTCGGAGCTGGGAATTTGCCAAATCTCTTAGCCAAAAACATAAAGTCGTGTTGGTCACTCCTAATCAAACGGCAATTGAAGGAGAGGGATTTAAAATTATAGCTAAACGCGATTCAGGCCTAACTCAGTGGATTAAATATGCTGACGTGATGATTACACAGGGTCTAACGCTATCGATGGCTTGGCAAGCCAAAAAATATGGAATTAAAATTATTATCGATGCCTACGATCCTATTCCCTTAGAATTATTAGAACTTTTTAAGCGCGATCCAGACAAGGTTCGAAACGAGCGACTGAATTCTTCTTTGAACCATCTGATTTTCAACTTTAAAATGGCTGACGCGATTTTATGTGCAAGCGAAAAGCAGCGTGATTTATGGATGGGTTTTTTATTGGGACAAAAGCTCATCACATTCTCCAGCTATGACCAAAACAATAGCTTAAGACAACTCATCGACGTTGTCCCCTTCGGCCTTCCGAAAGAGGCGCCCGTAAAAACAGGCCCGGGTCTCCGAGAAAAGTATGGATTCTCGGCTCAAGACAAAATTCTTTTGTGGGGAGGCGGCATTTGGAATTGGTTTGATCCCTTAAGTCTTATTCGCGCAGTTGCAAGCCTTAGCAAGCATCGCTCCGACATTAAGCTCGTCTTCATGGGCATTAAAAATCCCGATCCTAGCGTCCCAGAAATGGCCATGTCGGTAGAAGCCATACGATTGGCAAAAGAATTGGGAGAGTTGGATCGCTCCGTATTTTTCAACCATGGCTGGGTTCCCTACGAAGAGCGGCATAATAGTCTTTTAGATGCTACGATCGGAGTATCTACCCACTTTGACCATCTAGAGACGCGCTACTCATTTCGAACCCGCATGCTGGACTATATTTGGACAAAGCTTCCCATTCTTGCAACAGCCGGCGACTCCTTTGCAGAGTTGATTGATCAGCATAAACTTGGAAAAGTCGTCCCTTATCAGGACGAACAGGCTCTGGCAGAAGCAATTGAAACTTTAATTGACAACCCCGAACAGATGGACAAGATCAAAGCGAACCTGGAAGCTTTTAGCCCCCAATTCCAATGGGATATCGTCATCAAACCCGTTGAAGAGATGATTGCTCACTTTGCCAAACAGCCCGCTCCTTCTTTGCACTACAAAGACCTAAAAACGCTCTCCACATTTGTTTCTAACCAAGTTGCCGAAAAAGGGCTTAAGCAGACGGCTCAACTGGTTTTGAATAAAACATTAAATAACTTTACAAGAAGGCCTTAG
- a CDS encoding glycosyltransferase family 2 protein, whose translation MSIDILLATYQGAAFLEEQLSSIFEQTHSDFHLWIRDDCSSDQTRPLIEHWANLYPEKITVLPSDKNVGIAQNFSELLKASKASYICFADQDDKWLSSKLERSLAQMQALEKQYGSAVPLLVHTDLAVAEKDLTVIAHSFWRYMGLNPRLTGLNRLLMQNNVTGCTMMMNRPLADLAQPIPPQIVMHDWWIALVAACFGYIGIVEDPTLLYRQHGSNDTGAKKYSFRKYWSQSNKDRQKKIACCHCTHRQAQQLLERYHSLLSPSRVEVLKAYAVLREQSYFKQKKLVIKHGFFKQGLMRSLKALVKKA comes from the coding sequence ATGAGCATTGATATATTACTTGCAACCTACCAGGGGGCAGCCTTCCTCGAAGAACAGTTGAGCTCTATCTTCGAACAAACACACTCTGATTTTCATTTATGGATAAGAGACGATTGTTCTTCCGACCAAACGCGCCCTCTTATTGAGCACTGGGCCAACTTGTATCCAGAGAAAATTACTGTGCTTCCAAGCGACAAGAATGTAGGGATCGCCCAAAATTTCTCGGAACTATTGAAAGCCTCTAAGGCTTCCTATATATGCTTTGCCGATCAAGACGATAAATGGCTCTCTAGTAAGCTGGAGCGCAGCCTTGCACAAATGCAAGCTTTGGAAAAACAATATGGATCTGCGGTTCCCCTGCTCGTGCATACAGATCTTGCTGTAGCAGAAAAAGATTTAACGGTAATCGCCCACTCCTTTTGGCGCTATATGGGTCTTAATCCCCGTCTAACAGGACTCAATCGCCTCTTGATGCAAAATAACGTAACCGGTTGTACGATGATGATGAATCGCCCACTAGCCGATTTAGCACAGCCAATTCCGCCTCAAATAGTCATGCATGATTGGTGGATTGCCTTAGTAGCCGCTTGCTTTGGCTATATTGGAATTGTCGAAGACCCAACCCTGCTTTATCGTCAACACGGATCCAATGATACAGGGGCAAAAAAATATAGCTTTAGAAAGTATTGGTCGCAATCAAATAAAGACCGGCAAAAAAAGATTGCGTGCTGCCATTGTACGCATCGCCAAGCGCAGCAATTGCTTGAACGCTATCACTCACTTTTATCACCTTCAAGGGTTGAAGTCCTAAAAGCTTACGCCGTTTTAAGGGAACAGAGCTACTTTAAACAAAAGAAGTTGGTAATTAAGCATGGCTTTTTTAAACAAGGTTTAATGCGCAGCTTAAAAGCCTTAGTGAAAAAGGCTTAA
- a CDS encoding M48 family metallopeptidase has product MAMNFWEAQREAKSKTAWYLTVFFILTITTAVLAELAMRTFAADGYQGEFPYIGLAFLTIILGAAGFNYMNYLQAGGSYVAESVGAQLVERDTMNPKERQLLNIVEEIALATSLPVPPVYILEAQEINAFAAGTSYDNAAITVTRGCLMALKRDELQGVLAHEFGHIYNRDMLIGMRVAAMIMGFFIVSYIGLRMLQGLSYTSRRDDEDRKGGNPIAAVAVIFLLAGTIMWFFGSILQAMVSRQREFLADASSVQFTRNPDGIANALRKIQHYNISDMPKSGQAFSHLYFNEHTSFWQRLFASHPPIEERIAAIEGGKYTDLTDLSMRSTQRPSPPQS; this is encoded by the coding sequence ATGGCCATGAATTTTTGGGAAGCTCAGCGAGAGGCTAAATCTAAGACTGCTTGGTATCTAACGGTGTTTTTCATCCTAACGATTACGACTGCGGTTTTGGCCGAGTTGGCCATGAGGACATTTGCGGCGGATGGCTACCAAGGTGAATTCCCCTACATTGGCCTAGCCTTTTTAACAATCATCTTGGGTGCTGCGGGCTTCAATTACATGAATTACCTCCAAGCTGGAGGCAGCTACGTTGCAGAATCTGTCGGAGCTCAACTCGTGGAGCGCGACACCATGAATCCAAAAGAGAGGCAGTTGCTCAATATTGTGGAAGAAATTGCTTTGGCAACCTCCTTACCAGTTCCTCCAGTTTACATTCTCGAAGCTCAAGAGATCAATGCATTTGCAGCCGGTACATCCTATGATAATGCTGCGATTACAGTGACTCGTGGCTGCTTAATGGCACTTAAGCGCGATGAATTGCAAGGCGTTCTCGCGCACGAATTTGGACATATCTATAACCGGGATATGCTGATTGGAATGCGTGTCGCAGCCATGATCATGGGATTTTTTATCGTCTCCTACATTGGACTGAGGATGTTGCAAGGACTTTCTTACACCTCGCGCCGCGATGACGAAGATCGCAAAGGCGGAAATCCAATCGCTGCTGTAGCAGTTATTTTTTTATTAGCAGGCACAATCATGTGGTTTTTTGGTTCGATTTTGCAGGCCATGGTAAGCCGGCAAAGAGAATTTCTGGCTGACGCCAGCTCTGTCCAATTTACTCGCAATCCAGATGGAATCGCCAATGCCTTACGAAAAATCCAGCACTACAATATTTCAGACATGCCAAAAAGCGGACAAGCCTTTTCCCACCTATACTTTAATGAACATACCTCATTCTGGCAGCGCCTATTTGCCTCTCACCCTCCAATTGAAGAGCGCATTGCTGCAATTGAGGGAGGAAAGTATACTGATTTAACAGATCTTTCCATGCGCTCCACCCAACGCCCTTCACCGCCTCAGTCCTAA
- a CDS encoding LemA family protein: protein MSTAATIILVLLGLVVLGVLWGIGIYNTLVRLRNQVNNAWSQIDVQLQRRYDLIPNLVEAVKGYMSYEKGTLESVINARNQAQSARSQIQQSGGPTESSSNAIKDLATADAAVRGAVTNIMALAENYPQLRASENMQQLQEELSSTENKVAFARQAYNDNVMLYNTTQQEFPAVLFAAALGHHPVELFQVDDQQAKKAPKVSFT, encoded by the coding sequence ATGTCTACTGCAGCTACTATCATCTTAGTGCTCTTAGGACTCGTCGTACTAGGAGTTTTATGGGGTATTGGGATCTATAACACGCTAGTTCGCCTGCGCAATCAGGTCAATAATGCTTGGAGCCAAATCGACGTGCAACTCCAGCGCCGCTATGACCTCATTCCAAATCTCGTAGAAGCCGTCAAAGGCTATATGAGCTATGAAAAAGGTACGCTTGAATCGGTCATTAATGCTCGCAATCAGGCACAATCAGCCCGCTCTCAAATTCAGCAAAGCGGTGGTCCAACGGAAAGTTCATCCAACGCCATTAAAGATCTGGCTACTGCAGATGCGGCTGTCAGAGGTGCCGTTACAAATATCATGGCCCTCGCCGAAAATTATCCACAGTTAAGAGCTAGCGAAAACATGCAGCAATTGCAAGAAGAGCTTAGCTCTACAGAAAACAAAGTGGCTTTTGCTCGCCAAGCTTACAATGACAATGTTATGCTTTATAACACGACCCAGCAAGAGTTTCCAGCCGTTCTTTTCGCGGCTGCCTTGGGGCACCACCCTGTTGAACTCTTTCAAGTAGACGATCAACAAGCCAAAAAGGCACCTAAAGTCTCTTTTACTTAA